The following are from one region of the Thermovenabulum gondwanense genome:
- a CDS encoding ferritin-like domain-containing protein, with protein MNEIYKKAIEFERKGFEFYKEIAEKMNQPLAKRLFESLAEQEKEHIHFIEDIYEKGNFEIGIAELKQINKMEEDIKKVFFEIDKEKRKAPLDHIEGYKLAMELEKKGYEMYKDFAKNSIGKEKEFFETLMEQEKQHFESLNNVYRYLSESEIWYSEEESKVWNWMNM; from the coding sequence TTGAACGAAATATATAAAAAGGCCATTGAATTTGAAAGGAAAGGCTTTGAATTTTATAAAGAAATTGCTGAAAAGATGAATCAGCCCCTTGCTAAAAGGCTCTTTGAATCACTGGCAGAGCAGGAAAAGGAACATATCCATTTTATTGAAGATATTTATGAAAAAGGCAATTTTGAAATTGGCATTGCAGAATTGAAGCAAATAAACAAAATGGAAGAAGATATTAAAAAGGTGTTTTTTGAAATAGATAAAGAAAAACGAAAGGCACCCCTTGACCATATCGAAGGGTATAAACTTGCTATGGAGCTTGAAAAAAAGGGGTATGAAATGTATAAAGATTTTGCAAAAAATTCAATCGGAAAAGAAAAAGAGTTTTTCGAAACTTTGATGGAACAGGAGAAACAACATTTCGAATCCTTAAACAATGTTTACAGGTACTTATCGGAATCGGAAATCTGGTATTCTGAAGAAGAAAGTAAGGTTTGGAACTGGATGAACATGTAA
- a CDS encoding FprA family A-type flavoprotein → MRKIQEGIFWVGVNDWQLKDFHGLTVNGGSYNSYLILSDKNILIDTVYEKYAEDLLKNIEEIIPAKNLDYIFLLHSENDHSSSLPYILNYAEKAKILCTKKCAGFIKKLYQIPDERINLIKDNDVISLKNFSIKVYETPMVHWPDTTFAYIPEKNILFSTDFLGTQIPAEPLIIENVSTIIEESRDYYTFLMRAYWEQAVKGIDKVVDLSPEIVAPSHGPILKGNAVKEMISNYKRWSLNPETKKVVIAYVSMWKGTEKIAKLLSEGIKKENVEVKEIDLANFPFSEAISETLEAGAVLLGSPTFVKGYHPLMHAFLSFLEMIKPVCKMGMAFGTYGWAGIGVKALNEKMKEIGVKILCDPLLINMTPDENEEKAIIEKGREIAKIIKENY, encoded by the coding sequence ATGAGAAAAATTCAGGAAGGTATTTTCTGGGTAGGAGTGAACGACTGGCAACTCAAGGATTTTCACGGACTTACCGTTAATGGAGGGTCCTATAACTCCTATCTTATATTAAGTGATAAAAATATATTAATAGATACGGTTTACGAAAAATACGCCGAGGATTTGTTAAAGAATATAGAAGAAATAATACCCGCTAAGAATTTAGACTATATATTTTTACTTCACTCGGAAAATGATCATTCCTCTTCCCTGCCCTATATATTAAATTACGCCGAGAAGGCAAAAATACTCTGTACAAAAAAATGTGCCGGTTTTATAAAAAAGCTATATCAAATACCTGATGAAAGGATAAATTTAATAAAAGATAATGATGTAATTAGTTTAAAAAACTTTTCAATAAAAGTTTATGAAACACCCATGGTTCACTGGCCGGATACTACTTTCGCCTATATTCCAGAAAAAAATATTTTATTTTCTACTGATTTTCTGGGAACCCAGATTCCCGCTGAACCTTTAATAATAGAAAATGTATCAACTATAATTGAAGAATCAAGGGATTACTATACCTTTTTAATGAGGGCTTACTGGGAACAAGCTGTAAAAGGAATAGATAAGGTGGTAGATCTATCTCCGGAAATTGTCGCTCCTTCTCATGGCCCCATATTAAAAGGTAATGCAGTTAAAGAAATGATATCCAACTATAAAAGATGGTCTTTAAATCCGGAGACAAAAAAGGTAGTTATAGCTTATGTCAGCATGTGGAAGGGAACAGAAAAAATTGCAAAGCTTTTAAGCGAGGGAATAAAAAAAGAAAATGTAGAAGTTAAAGAAATTGATTTAGCAAATTTCCCGTTCTCTGAAGCTATTTCCGAAACCCTTGAAGCCGGAGCTGTACTTTTGGGAAGCCCCACTTTTGTAAAAGGCTATCATCCATTGATGCATGCTTTTCTCTCCTTTTTGGAAATGATAAAACCCGTCTGCAAAATGGGTATGGCTTTTGGTACTTACGGATGGGCCGGTATAGGTGTAAAGGCTCTAAACGAAAAAATGAAAGAAATTGGTGTAAAAATCCTCTGTGATCCCCTGTTAATAAATATGACTCCCGACGAAAACGAGGAAAAAGCTATTATTGAAAAAGGAAGAGAAATTGCTAAAATAATTAAAGAAAACTATTAA
- the sigK gene encoding RNA polymerase sporulation sigma factor SigK encodes MFEFLAVISALGILLLKELFTLLGFLTDSEAFPQPLTPEEEEKYLELSKKGVKEARDILIERNLRLVAHVVKKYSTKTEDLEDLISIGTIGLIKAIDTYDKEKANRLATYAARCIENEILMNLRSTKKLKNEFFLQEPIGVDKEGNEISLLDILGSDTDAILDEIANKLEQKRIVDKIRNSLKGREKKVLELRFGLNNGIERTQKEVAKILGISRSYVSRIEKKAIKKLSEELLNKKSCD; translated from the coding sequence ATGTTTGAATTTTTAGCGGTTATAAGTGCCCTTGGTATTTTACTTTTAAAAGAACTTTTTACACTTTTAGGATTTCTAACTGACAGTGAAGCCTTCCCTCAACCTTTAACTCCTGAAGAAGAAGAAAAGTATTTAGAACTTTCCAAAAAAGGAGTTAAAGAAGCAAGGGATATTTTAATTGAAAGAAATTTGAGATTGGTAGCCCATGTGGTAAAAAAATATTCCACAAAAACCGAAGATTTGGAAGATCTAATATCCATAGGAACAATAGGCCTTATCAAGGCTATTGACACTTACGATAAAGAAAAGGCCAATAGATTGGCTACTTATGCGGCAAGATGTATAGAAAATGAAATATTGATGAACCTTCGATCAACTAAAAAATTAAAAAATGAATTCTTTTTGCAGGAGCCCATAGGAGTAGATAAGGAAGGTAATGAAATATCGCTTTTGGATATTCTGGGAAGTGATACCGATGCAATTTTAGATGAAATTGCAAATAAGTTGGAACAAAAGAGAATTGTTGATAAGATAAGAAATTCTTTAAAAGGAAGGGAAAAAAAAGTTCTTGAACTGCGATTTGGTTTAAACAACGGTATTGAAAGGACACAAAAAGAAGTTGCAAAAATACTGGGCATTTCCCGATCCTATGTATCGAGAATTGAAAAAAAAGCAATAAAAAAATTATCCGAAGAACTCCTGAATAAAAAAAGCTGCGATTAA
- a CDS encoding spore germination protein, with translation MKVSKILEDNVKKIKETLDADDVILREITIDEAFSKLKAVLLYIDGLADKNLIQEHIIKSLNLFYRENVTNASNIKKRFIETSVLTAGDLKSETDIEKVFDYVLSGETALFFDGIDDAIIISSKGYEKRSITESTAEAVILGPKDSFTENYRTNIVLIRRRLKDINLKIKTIKLGRHTKTDVGILYLQGIANPRLIEEVQNRINKIDIDGIIEIGYIEQLIEDNWLSPFPQFRRTERPDVVAGSLLEGNFAIICDNTPYALIGPTTFTSLFQAAEDYYQKWYLASIIRFLRVLALFMATLAPALYVALTSYNPEMIPTDLLYSIAATREGVPFSSPLEALLMILILEILREAGVRLPGPIGKTIGIVGGLVIGEAAVKAGIVSPIMVIVIALNAISSFAIPGYSIAIAFRILTFIFLVFASVAGLFGIILGFLWLNCHLVTLKSFGVVYFYPFVNLDPEKLQDVIIRAPLSFMKERPEYLMPLDKKRIR, from the coding sequence ATGAAAGTATCTAAAATTTTGGAGGATAATGTCAAAAAAATAAAAGAAACCTTGGATGCCGATGACGTCATTTTAAGAGAAATAACAATTGATGAAGCTTTCTCAAAATTAAAAGCAGTTCTTCTTTATATAGATGGGCTTGCCGATAAAAATTTAATTCAGGAACATATAATTAAATCTCTTAATCTTTTTTATAGAGAAAATGTTACAAATGCCAGTAATATAAAAAAGCGGTTTATCGAAACTTCGGTACTAACAGCAGGTGATTTAAAATCCGAAACCGATATTGAAAAGGTATTTGATTACGTCCTATCGGGAGAAACAGCTTTATTTTTTGATGGAATAGATGATGCAATAATTATAAGCTCAAAAGGCTATGAAAAAAGAAGTATAACCGAATCCACCGCGGAAGCGGTGATTTTAGGTCCAAAGGATAGTTTTACCGAAAATTACAGGACAAATATAGTTTTAATCAGGAGAAGATTAAAGGACATAAACCTAAAAATAAAAACAATAAAACTTGGCAGGCATACCAAAACCGATGTGGGGATATTATATCTTCAAGGAATTGCAAATCCCAGACTTATTGAAGAGGTGCAAAATAGAATAAATAAAATCGATATTGACGGTATTATCGAAATCGGTTACATCGAACAATTAATCGAAGATAACTGGCTTTCGCCCTTTCCCCAATTCAGAAGAACCGAACGACCCGATGTGGTAGCCGGTTCGCTTTTGGAAGGAAATTTTGCTATAATTTGCGACAATACCCCCTATGCTCTAATCGGCCCTACCACTTTTACAAGCCTTTTTCAGGCAGCGGAAGATTATTATCAAAAATGGTATTTGGCTTCAATTATAAGATTTTTGCGCGTTTTAGCGTTATTTATGGCTACCCTTGCACCAGCATTATACGTGGCTTTGACATCGTATAACCCCGAGATGATTCCCACCGACCTTTTATATTCTATTGCAGCAACAAGGGAAGGAGTGCCCTTTAGCTCTCCCTTAGAAGCTCTACTTATGATCCTTATATTGGAGATATTAAGGGAAGCAGGAGTAAGACTCCCGGGTCCCATTGGAAAGACCATTGGAATAGTGGGGGGTCTTGTTATCGGTGAGGCAGCGGTGAAGGCAGGAATAGTAAGCCCCATAATGGTAATAGTAATAGCATTAAACGCTATTTCCTCCTTTGCCATTCCGGGTTACAGCATTGCCATAGCCTTCAGGATACTTACTTTCATATTTTTGGTTTTTGCCTCTGTTGCTGGATTATTTGGGATTATATTAGGCTTTCTCTGGTTAAACTGTCACTTAGTAACCCTTAAAAGTTTTGGAGTAGTATATTTTTATCCCTTTGTAAATTTAGACCCGGAAAAACTTCAGGATGTAATAATAAGAGCCCCTCTTTCTTTTATGAAAGAGAGGCCCGAATATTTGATGCCTTTGGATAAAAAAAGGATTAGGTAA
- a CDS encoding GerAB/ArcD/ProY family transporter, protein MQVFDNDKITTRQCISFLINASIGVGILMLPNTLAREGNQNGWIFLLTGGIINFLGSLIVALIAKKCTTRHALDFSEKIFGKILSYPIKFFYTLYFLIITVTVIQIISEALKIFLLCHTPKEFVILNLILISAYIIRYGVEPLARICFFLTPYWFVPSFFFYLLGFSDADFSRLLPLFTISFPKLISGTYKSLFSLVGFEILLLISPNLKDPKKTIKIVVFYNLFMVLFYLFVVIMVFSSLGIEETKLFVWPGMEMAKRLILPGGLFERVDALVISFWLITVFTTISSYYFAASMCLKSILGLEDLRVPAEMLFPLIFILSFIPKNMAEVETWLSFSDFLSIPACFLLPLLYFIVMKTKKL, encoded by the coding sequence ATGCAGGTTTTTGATAACGACAAAATCACCACGAGGCAGTGCATATCTTTTCTTATTAACGCCTCTATCGGCGTTGGAATTTTAATGCTACCCAATACCCTGGCCCGTGAAGGGAATCAAAACGGCTGGATTTTTCTTTTAACGGGCGGTATTATAAACTTTCTGGGTAGTTTGATTGTAGCTTTAATTGCAAAAAAATGTACTACCCGCCATGCACTGGATTTTTCCGAAAAAATCTTCGGAAAAATCCTTTCATATCCCATTAAATTTTTTTATACCCTATATTTTTTAATAATTACCGTTACGGTAATCCAGATAATTTCGGAAGCCCTTAAAATTTTTCTTTTGTGCCATACACCCAAGGAATTTGTTATTTTAAATTTAATATTGATTTCCGCTTACATAATCAGGTACGGCGTAGAACCCCTTGCAAGAATATGTTTTTTCCTTACTCCATACTGGTTTGTGCCGTCATTTTTCTTCTATCTCCTCGGTTTTTCTGATGCGGATTTTTCAAGGCTACTCCCATTATTCACAATATCCTTTCCAAAATTGATTTCGGGAACATATAAGTCATTGTTCAGCCTGGTAGGTTTTGAAATACTTTTACTTATCAGCCCAAATCTTAAAGATCCAAAGAAAACTATTAAAATAGTAGTGTTTTACAACCTGTTCATGGTATTGTTTTATCTTTTCGTAGTTATTATGGTTTTTTCCTCCCTTGGGATTGAAGAAACAAAATTATTCGTTTGGCCGGGAATGGAAATGGCAAAAAGACTAATCCTGCCGGGTGGCTTATTTGAAAGAGTAGATGCTCTTGTTATTTCTTTCTGGTTAATAACGGTATTTACCACCATCTCTTCTTATTATTTTGCTGCTTCCATGTGCTTAAAAAGTATTTTAGGCCTGGAAGATTTAAGGGTTCCTGCAGAAATGCTTTTTCCTTTAATTTTTATTCTCTCTTTTATCCCTAAAAATATGGCTGAAGTGGAAACCTGGCTTTCTTTTTCCGATTTTTTGTCAATCCCTGCCTGTTTTCTATTGCCCCTTTTATATTTCATAGTAATGAAAACCAAAAAATTGTAA
- a CDS encoding cyclodeaminase/cyclohydrolase family protein — protein MKFQDYKISDFLDELSSKSPAPGGGTASALLGAVGLSLFSMVCNLTLGKEKFKPQKETIKEFLNKAQSLQEDFRRLMDEDTEAFNEVAKAYKMPKDSEEEKKKRKEAIQEALMKAAWAPLKMMEKVKEASELIAPAVSLVNPAVITDLGVCVLSLKSALFGAWLNVKINLNSIVDEKFRAFLSEKMMEYLKVSENLDKLFEEIQKKLV, from the coding sequence ATGAAATTTCAGGATTATAAAATTTCGGATTTTCTTGATGAACTTTCTTCAAAAAGCCCTGCTCCTGGTGGGGGAACGGCTTCTGCTTTACTGGGTGCTGTAGGATTGTCTTTATTTTCTATGGTCTGCAACCTGACCCTGGGAAAGGAAAAGTTTAAACCCCAGAAAGAAACGATAAAGGAATTTTTAAATAAAGCTCAATCCTTACAGGAAGATTTCAGGCGATTGATGGATGAGGACACAGAGGCTTTTAACGAAGTCGCTAAGGCCTATAAAATGCCTAAAGATTCCGAGGAAGAAAAGAAAAAAAGAAAGGAAGCAATTCAGGAAGCTTTAATGAAAGCTGCCTGGGCCCCTTTGAAAATGATGGAAAAGGTAAAAGAAGCCTCGGAACTTATTGCCCCTGCCGTTTCTTTGGTAAATCCGGCGGTTATTACCGACCTTGGGGTATGTGTATTATCGTTAAAAAGCGCTCTTTTTGGGGCATGGCTGAACGTAAAAATAAATTTAAATTCCATTGTTGACGAAAAATTCAGGGCATTTTTATCGGAAAAAATGATGGAGTATTTAAAGGTATCGGAAAATCTTGATAAACTTTTTGAAGAAATACAGAAGAAGTTAGTTTAA
- the hutI gene encoding imidazolonepropionase, translating into MNIILRNIGVLATPLGSKAKGGPKQGEISFVKNAFVAIKDGKVAYIGDETKKSDKDFLRENFPYKEIDANGKLVTPGLVDPHTHLIFAGWRQKELSLKIKGYKYLDILKMGGGILYTVEKTRNASLQELVENAKKSLKIMLSYGTTTCEAKSGYGLNVEDELKSLRAIQILNESQPVEIVPTFMGAHAVPNEYKDKREYIRIVKEVMIPKVKKENLAEFCDVFCEEGVFDLKESEEILEQGKKYGLIPKIHADEITSMGGAKLAAKVGAVSAEHLIHADDEGIEELAKKGVIAVLLPGTSFYLGENFAKAEIFKEKNVPIALATDFNPGSSPNESLQIVMNLACLKYKLTPEEVLTAVTLNAAAAINRASKIGTIEEGKNADIIIWEAEDLDFICYHYGTNLVNKVIKKGELVWGVNV; encoded by the coding sequence ATGAATATTATATTGAGAAATATTGGAGTTTTAGCTACGCCATTAGGTAGTAAAGCTAAAGGGGGACCCAAGCAGGGAGAAATATCATTTGTAAAGAATGCTTTTGTTGCGATAAAAGATGGGAAGGTAGCTTATATTGGAGATGAAACAAAAAAATCTGACAAAGACTTTTTAAGAGAAAACTTTCCTTATAAGGAAATTGATGCAAATGGGAAACTCGTGACACCGGGTCTTGTGGACCCCCATACCCATTTAATATTTGCAGGGTGGAGGCAAAAAGAGCTTTCATTGAAGATAAAAGGGTATAAATACCTTGATATATTAAAAATGGGTGGAGGAATTTTATACACCGTAGAAAAGACGAGAAATGCTTCCCTTCAGGAACTTGTGGAAAACGCGAAAAAATCCCTGAAAATTATGCTATCCTATGGAACTACCACCTGTGAAGCAAAAAGCGGTTACGGATTAAATGTGGAAGATGAGTTAAAAAGCTTGAGGGCTATACAAATTTTAAATGAAAGTCAACCTGTTGAAATTGTGCCTACATTTATGGGAGCCCATGCAGTCCCAAATGAATATAAAGATAAAAGGGAGTATATAAGAATTGTTAAAGAAGTAATGATTCCAAAAGTAAAAAAAGAAAATTTGGCAGAGTTTTGCGATGTTTTCTGCGAGGAAGGTGTATTTGATCTAAAGGAATCTGAAGAAATTTTGGAACAAGGCAAAAAATACGGCCTTATACCTAAAATTCATGCAGATGAGATTACTTCAATGGGTGGAGCAAAGCTTGCGGCTAAGGTCGGAGCAGTTTCAGCAGAACACTTAATACATGCAGATGATGAAGGCATAGAAGAATTGGCGAAAAAAGGTGTAATTGCCGTGCTATTACCGGGGACCTCCTTTTACCTTGGGGAGAATTTTGCAAAGGCTGAAATTTTTAAAGAAAAAAATGTTCCGATAGCCCTTGCCACTGATTTTAATCCAGGGTCTTCACCAAACGAGTCTTTGCAGATAGTTATGAACCTTGCATGTTTAAAGTATAAATTAACCCCGGAAGAGGTATTGACTGCTGTAACGTTAAACGCAGCAGCTGCAATAAACAGAGCTTCTAAAATAGGTACTATTGAGGAAGGAAAAAACGCTGACATAATTATTTGGGAAGCAGAAGATCTGGATTTTATATGCTATCATTACGGCACAAATCTTGTAAATAAAGTTATCAAAAAAGGTGAGCTGGTTTGGGGGGTAAATGTATGA
- the ftcD gene encoding glutamate formimidoyltransferase, with the protein MTKIVECIPNFSEGRRKEVIEKIAEEIKKVPKVRLLDYSADQSHNRSVFTFMGEPEAVMEAAFLSAKKAVELIDMTKHKGEHPRMGAVDVIPFVPVKNMTMEECVALSKELGRRIAEELSVPVFLYEASATRPERKNLAEIRKGEFEGMPQKLKDPAWMPDFGKPEIHPTAGVVAVGARMPLIAYNVNLNTSDINIAKNIAKVIRESSGGLKNVKAIGVMLEERQIAQVSMNLTNYEQTAIYRVFELIKMEAKRYGVEIVGSEIVGITPMKALIETAKYYLRLENFNDEKQVLENYLIGE; encoded by the coding sequence ATGACGAAAATAGTTGAATGCATTCCGAATTTTAGCGAGGGAAGGAGAAAAGAAGTAATCGAAAAAATAGCAGAAGAGATTAAAAAGGTCCCAAAGGTCAGGCTTTTGGACTATTCTGCCGATCAAAGCCACAACAGGAGCGTATTTACCTTTATGGGTGAACCGGAAGCGGTAATGGAAGCGGCTTTTTTGTCGGCAAAAAAAGCGGTGGAATTAATTGATATGACAAAACATAAAGGAGAACATCCGAGAATGGGAGCGGTAGACGTTATACCTTTTGTTCCCGTAAAAAATATGACGATGGAAGAATGCGTAGCCCTTTCGAAAGAACTGGGAAGGAGGATAGCTGAAGAACTTTCGGTCCCGGTGTTTTTATATGAGGCTTCCGCAACAAGGCCGGAAAGGAAAAACCTGGCGGAAATTAGAAAGGGAGAATTTGAGGGGATGCCTCAAAAGCTTAAAGATCCGGCATGGATGCCCGATTTTGGGAAACCTGAAATACACCCCACAGCTGGAGTTGTAGCGGTAGGTGCAAGGATGCCCCTTATTGCTTATAATGTGAATCTTAACACTTCAGATATTAATATAGCAAAAAACATAGCAAAAGTTATAAGAGAAAGCAGCGGAGGTTTGAAAAACGTAAAAGCAATAGGGGTAATGCTGGAAGAAAGGCAAATTGCTCAGGTTTCCATGAACCTCACTAACTACGAGCAAACAGCCATTTACAGGGTGTTTGAATTGATAAAAATGGAAGCAAAAAGATACGGAGTAGAAATTGTAGGAAGTGAAATAGTGGGTATTACGCCAATGAAAGCCCTTATCGAAACGGCAAAATATTATTTGCGACTGGAGAATTTCAATGATGAAAAGCAGGTTCTTGAAAATTATTTAATTGGTGAATAA